One Spirochaetota bacterium DNA segment encodes these proteins:
- a CDS encoding amino acid racemase — protein sequence MKTPGIIGGIGPESTIDYYRSIISLCREKYDPDGYPEIIIASVNMTRMLAIIEAADMAGLLGYLLDAASRLRAAGADFGAIASNTPHVVFAELRERTPLPLISIVEATTARAASSGIKHAALLGTGFTMRNDFYRTAFEREGIHLHVPSSDEQAYVHQRIFDELEFGIVKTETLAGFDAIINRMRRDHGVEGVVLGCTELPLLYADPTGPGGLPFFNTARIHIEKIVDAMKR from the coding sequence ATGAAAACACCGGGAATTATCGGGGGCATCGGTCCCGAGTCGACGATAGACTACTACCGCTCCATCATCAGCCTCTGCCGCGAGAAATACGATCCGGACGGGTATCCCGAAATAATCATCGCGAGCGTCAACATGACCAGGATGCTCGCAATAATCGAGGCCGCCGACATGGCCGGACTGCTCGGATACCTTCTGGACGCCGCCTCGAGGCTCCGGGCCGCCGGCGCGGATTTCGGCGCCATAGCCTCCAACACCCCGCATGTGGTCTTCGCGGAGCTCCGGGAGCGCACCCCCCTGCCACTCATTAGCATAGTTGAAGCGACCACGGCACGGGCGGCATCCTCCGGCATCAAACACGCGGCCCTTCTGGGAACGGGGTTCACGATGCGCAATGATTTCTATCGGACGGCGTTCGAGCGCGAGGGTATCCATCTCCATGTTCCGAGTTCGGACGAACAGGCCTATGTACATCAACGGATTTTCGACGAACTCGAATTCGGCATTGTGAAGACTGAAACCCTGGCAGGATTCGATGCGATCATCAACCGAATGCGCCGCGACCACGGCGTCGAGGGCGTTGTCCTGGGATGCACCGAGCTGCCGCTTTTATACGCAGACCCGACCGGACCCGGCGGCTTGCCGTTTTTCAATACGGCCCGGATTCACATCGAGAAAATAGTCGATGCCATGAAACGTTAG
- a CDS encoding molecular chaperone Tir has protein sequence MKRLIMLILAALSLAAASQTLHAACDGNCISGTGSHVFEDGRRYAGEWKNGLPDGEGACVYPDGSRYEGSWKNGLMHGQGTIIYPNNRKYSGNWEEGEWQGEGSCVYADGSRYSGSWKKNMRHGNGTFIGSDGMRYTGEWRNDIRHGYGSLIFPDGRTYHGEWDNDRQNGFGTCVLPDGEKYRGDWKDGKRHGNGTCLFPDGNKYTGNWEEDLEHGDGTLIIYPMGIEYRVRMERGTLVQMKRNY, from the coding sequence ATGAAACGCCTGATCATGCTTATCCTTGCGGCGCTGTCGCTTGCAGCCGCTTCGCAGACACTCCATGCCGCTTGTGACGGAAACTGTATAAGCGGTACGGGAAGCCATGTCTTCGAGGATGGACGCCGATACGCCGGCGAATGGAAAAACGGTCTGCCCGACGGCGAGGGTGCATGCGTGTATCCCGATGGGTCCCGGTATGAGGGGAGCTGGAAAAACGGCCTGATGCACGGCCAGGGAACAATCATTTATCCCAATAACCGGAAATACTCCGGTAACTGGGAAGAAGGTGAATGGCAGGGAGAGGGTAGCTGCGTTTATGCCGACGGGAGCCGATATTCCGGCAGCTGGAAAAAAAACATGCGCCACGGAAACGGTACCTTTATCGGCTCCGACGGTATGAGGTACACCGGTGAGTGGAGAAATGACATTCGCCACGGTTACGGTTCGCTCATCTTTCCCGACGGCCGCACATACCACGGCGAATGGGACAACGACCGCCAGAACGGCTTTGGGACCTGTGTGCTTCCCGACGGTGAGAAATACCGCGGAGACTGGAAGGACGGCAAACGCCACGGAAACGGCACCTGCCTTTTCCCCGACGGCAACAAATACACCGGGAACTGGGAAGAAGACCTCGAGCACGGCGACGGCACGCTGATCATCTACCCCATGGGAATCGAATACCGGGTCAGAATGGAACGGGGAACGCTCGTTCAGATGAAGCGCAATTACTGA
- a CDS encoding C-GCAxxG-C-C family protein yields MDKKRKALGLFSDHFNCSQSVFAAFAAEFGLKEEAALKIACAFGAGIARTQGVCGAVTGAFMVLGLRHGKYLADDETAKELTYARAREFAADFSRIHGSTICRELIGVDISTSEGLLHARDTGLFEKRCTMFVRDAVSLLEEMN; encoded by the coding sequence ATGGATAAAAAGCGGAAGGCTCTCGGGCTTTTTTCCGACCATTTCAACTGCTCGCAGTCCGTATTCGCCGCTTTCGCCGCCGAATTCGGACTGAAGGAAGAGGCCGCCCTCAAGATCGCCTGTGCCTTCGGGGCCGGCATCGCGCGCACCCAGGGGGTCTGCGGAGCGGTCACCGGGGCCTTCATGGTGCTGGGACTCCGGCACGGCAAATACCTCGCCGATGACGAAACGGCCAAGGAACTGACGTACGCAAGAGCGCGCGAGTTCGCCGCTGATTTCTCACGAATACACGGTTCCACCATCTGCCGGGAATTGATCGGTGTCGATATTTCCACGTCCGAGGGGCTTCTGCACGCCCGCGATACCGGCCTGTTCGAAAAACGGTGTACCATGTTCGTTCGCGACGCAGTCTCGCTGCTGGAGGAGATGAACTGA
- a CDS encoding SagB/ThcOx family dehydrogenase has protein sequence MTIKLPAPDLAGKMTLEQVIRARRSVRSYSDSVLSMAALSQVLWAAQGVSGGGGLRTIPSAGGLYPLEIYCVAGAVDGLPAGVYRYATFGHELVRVVGGESRKSLTAAALGQKSVLNGAASIIIAAVFERSTGKYSRRGIQYATMEAGHAAQNICLQVVALGLGTVVIGAFQDDKVKYAVRMRENETPLYIMPIGVV, from the coding sequence ATGACGATCAAGCTTCCAGCGCCGGATCTCGCGGGTAAGATGACACTGGAACAGGTAATTCGAGCGAGAAGATCGGTCAGGAGTTACAGCGATTCGGTGTTGTCGATGGCGGCGCTTTCTCAGGTATTATGGGCAGCGCAGGGGGTCAGCGGTGGCGGGGGTCTACGGACGATCCCATCTGCCGGGGGATTGTACCCGCTTGAGATATACTGTGTGGCCGGTGCCGTCGATGGCCTGCCCGCCGGCGTATACCGATATGCAACGTTCGGCCACGAGCTTGTGCGTGTTGTCGGGGGAGAATCGCGCAAGTCGCTGACCGCGGCGGCGCTGGGACAGAAATCTGTGCTCAACGGCGCCGCGTCGATAATAATAGCCGCGGTGTTCGAGCGTTCCACCGGAAAATATTCCCGGCGCGGAATTCAGTACGCCACAATGGAAGCCGGGCACGCCGCTCAGAATATATGCCTGCAGGTTGTGGCGCTCGGACTGGGGACGGTCGTCATCGGCGCCTTTCAGGACGACAAGGTAAAATATGCTGTCAGGATGCGCGAAAACGAGACACCGCTCTATATAATGCCGATCGGTGTGGTCTGA
- a CDS encoding class I SAM-dependent RNA methyltransferase produces the protein METFTLVAVCAFGLESVVAGELRGLGYADLKTGDGRVYFRGDERDIVRCNLWLRSADRVQIRMAEFDAADFGALFDGAYLIEWERLIPENGKMHIEARSVKSKLSSLPACQSIIKKAVVKAMSRKYRRERFEEDGPVFTIELSLSSDRAIITLDTSGHGLNKRGYRKGKGEAPLRETLAAALVLLSRWDVSRPFADPLCGSGTIPIEAALIGANIAPGLGREFASERWPFMEKNMWAEAREEARASIRRADFSIYASDIDTGVFRKARENAEAAGVAERIIFEKKKLEEFSSKKPYGCIVCNPPYGERIGEDDEVAALYRRMGRVFGALDSWSVFVLTAHPDFEKYYGRKADKNRKLYNAKIKCYLHQYFGPLPRINDSRRGNDRDTLDA, from the coding sequence ATGGAGACCTTTACACTGGTGGCGGTTTGCGCCTTCGGTCTCGAATCGGTGGTGGCGGGTGAATTGAGGGGCCTGGGATACGCCGATCTTAAAACCGGGGACGGACGGGTATATTTCAGGGGAGACGAGCGGGACATCGTCCGGTGCAATCTGTGGCTGAGATCGGCCGATCGGGTCCAGATACGCATGGCGGAATTCGACGCCGCCGATTTCGGCGCGCTTTTCGATGGGGCGTATTTGATCGAATGGGAGAGACTCATCCCCGAGAACGGCAAAATGCACATCGAGGCGCGATCGGTCAAATCAAAGCTCTCGAGCCTGCCGGCCTGCCAATCCATCATAAAGAAGGCGGTGGTAAAGGCGATGTCGAGAAAATACCGGCGCGAACGTTTCGAGGAGGACGGTCCGGTTTTCACGATCGAACTTTCCCTTTCATCCGACCGGGCCATTATTACGCTCGACACCAGCGGCCACGGGCTTAACAAGCGGGGATACCGCAAGGGCAAAGGGGAGGCCCCCCTGCGCGAAACACTGGCCGCGGCGCTGGTCCTGCTTAGCCGCTGGGACGTATCGCGACCCTTCGCGGATCCGCTGTGCGGTTCGGGGACCATTCCCATCGAGGCTGCCCTCATCGGCGCCAATATCGCGCCGGGGCTGGGGCGCGAGTTCGCGTCGGAGCGCTGGCCCTTCATGGAGAAAAACATGTGGGCCGAGGCGCGCGAAGAGGCGCGTGCGTCGATTCGCAGGGCGGATTTTTCAATATACGCATCGGACATCGATACCGGCGTATTCAGGAAGGCCCGCGAGAACGCCGAAGCCGCGGGCGTGGCGGAGCGGATCATTTTCGAAAAGAAAAAACTGGAGGAGTTCAGCTCCAAAAAACCATACGGCTGTATCGTCTGCAATCCCCCGTATGGCGAACGCATAGGAGAAGACGATGAGGTCGCGGCGCTCTACCGGCGGATGGGCCGGGTTTTCGGCGCTCTCGACTCGTGGTCGGTCTTCGTCCTTACCGCGCACCCCGATTTCGAAAAATACTACGGACGAAAGGCTGACAAAAACCGGAAGCTCTACAACGCGAAGATCAAATGTTACCTCCATCAGTATTTCGGTCCGCTCCCTCGTATAAACGACTCCAGGAGGGGAAACGATCGGGACACACTCGACGCATGA
- a CDS encoding PKD domain-containing protein translates to MDFIKKHKWTLLVVGSVALIGLIIVLRGGEQKESSLAEKDPASAMNFYMNLFSSSAGESEIDPSKVGTFEVERKEFIKKIHLEKETVCSGDDFEVRVDARDPDGHDKDLIFKVAEKVGNPVILKYYGEGTQDIVVTVRDYKRIDTKTVTVNVVKCPDRPLVYLKASPHPMRPEEGEFEVIKLEGFSGKTRFAWDFGDGSTKKTDTGYATHNYFARDQKRFHSTFTVKVTVTDEKNTSATARTTIDFPNIQWISSQMGAATIPIVYNRFPVMKDGAYTVDVNMKNIHNESLSLGDAEVEYVSCDGERPAETRAYGAGALLSQTSIARNAVANATLTLAGGMMPKSTCNVTIKLKGSTQGGTSVNATIYLTIPVSDDDLKLKKHQVIDDPELDRKVQKAKKLLGKDFVTVDELRTLEKEGKL, encoded by the coding sequence ATGGATTTCATTAAAAAACATAAATGGACACTGCTCGTCGTTGGGTCGGTCGCGCTGATCGGTCTTATTATTGTACTGCGCGGAGGCGAACAAAAAGAAAGCTCGCTTGCCGAGAAGGATCCGGCCTCTGCGATGAATTTCTATATGAATCTATTTTCGTCATCGGCCGGCGAGTCCGAGATCGACCCTTCCAAAGTCGGAACTTTCGAGGTAGAGCGCAAGGAATTCATTAAAAAGATTCATCTCGAAAAAGAGACCGTATGCTCCGGCGACGATTTCGAGGTAAGGGTTGACGCGCGCGATCCCGACGGTCATGACAAAGACCTCATCTTCAAGGTCGCCGAGAAGGTGGGCAATCCGGTTATATTAAAATACTACGGCGAAGGGACGCAGGATATTGTTGTGACGGTGCGCGACTACAAGCGCATCGACACCAAAACTGTCACGGTAAACGTGGTCAAATGTCCCGACAGGCCGCTTGTATACCTCAAAGCGAGCCCGCACCCGATGCGCCCCGAAGAAGGAGAGTTCGAGGTGATCAAGCTGGAGGGTTTCAGCGGCAAGACCCGTTTCGCGTGGGATTTCGGGGACGGCTCCACAAAAAAAACCGATACCGGCTATGCAACCCATAACTATTTCGCGCGCGACCAGAAACGCTTCCACTCGACGTTCACGGTCAAGGTAACCGTCACCGACGAGAAAAACACGAGCGCTACAGCGCGCACAACGATAGATTTTCCGAACATCCAGTGGATTTCCTCCCAGATGGGTGCCGCCACCATCCCAATCGTGTATAACAGGTTCCCCGTAATGAAAGACGGGGCGTACACGGTCGACGTCAACATGAAAAACATTCATAACGAATCGCTCTCTCTTGGCGATGCCGAGGTTGAATACGTTTCATGCGATGGAGAACGCCCCGCCGAAACCCGGGCCTATGGTGCCGGAGCGCTGCTTTCCCAGACCAGTATTGCGAGGAATGCCGTGGCGAACGCAACCCTGACACTTGCCGGCGGAATGATGCCGAAATCGACCTGCAACGTGACCATCAAGCTGAAAGGAAGCACCCAGGGCGGCACGTCCGTAAACGCGACCATTTACCTCACGATTCCGGTCAGCGACGATGATTTGAAGCTCAAAAAGCACCAGGTAATCGACGATCCCGAGCTCGACCGCAAGGTACAGAAGGCGAAGAAGCTGCTCGGTAAGGACTTCGTAACCGTCGACGAACTCCGCACGCTTGAAAAAGAAGGGAAGCTGTAA
- a CDS encoding prolipoprotein diacylglyceryl transferase family protein, with protein sequence MVSHFLLKYNVDPGLFVTLTNSIYNGFVVLAVAIGLFLVYRKIGDLGYGKGRVRRFFLIIAFFILPAGFVSSRAANIFHHPSEFWSFSLFSDIVSSQSYHTFHASLVLPTVLISALLFVMRFRFWDVSDAFFLYIPLSNAIGRVACFLVGCCWGGPIGFSILGFSFDFYNPVPLYDMAYNLGIFLVLRKMHGRIYSPGSPARMSEGGKVTALYLILYGDARFLVEFIRTESVAAWGLTQAQIVMIVFVAIGSIILAATALRNRYANLPESDKPLYGTRIAACGIVVYFAFFFIVIALLVRGGLVTWPLFPVESVIDAWRRIPSYLPVFFLEIAGLLFMMILGMSFTSAFRLDYKKLVNPWFLFGLIGSLAYTVILLGTTNYSLRGATFWPPVIVISLLNSFAEEVFFRLALYRLLRESKLGVIQAIAAQSALYSTIHLAIGGPVFFVLSFIYGMVLGLVFEKTGSIIPCIICHFIIDIGVIGMPMMMY encoded by the coding sequence ATGGTCTCCCACTTTTTACTGAAGTACAACGTTGATCCGGGGTTGTTCGTCACGCTGACAAACTCGATCTACAACGGCTTCGTTGTGCTGGCAGTCGCCATCGGACTCTTTCTGGTCTACCGGAAAATCGGCGATCTGGGCTATGGCAAAGGGCGGGTACGGCGCTTCTTTCTCATCATCGCATTCTTTATACTTCCGGCGGGGTTTGTCAGCTCCCGTGCCGCGAACATCTTCCATCATCCGAGCGAGTTCTGGAGCTTTTCGCTCTTCTCCGATATTGTGAGCTCACAGAGCTATCACACTTTTCACGCCAGTCTCGTGCTTCCCACTGTGCTGATAAGCGCGCTTCTTTTCGTCATGCGCTTCCGTTTCTGGGACGTTTCCGACGCGTTCTTCCTGTACATTCCGCTGTCCAATGCCATCGGAAGGGTCGCCTGTTTTCTCGTCGGTTGCTGCTGGGGCGGGCCGATAGGGTTCTCCATCTTAGGGTTTTCTTTCGATTTTTATAATCCGGTCCCGCTGTACGACATGGCGTACAACCTGGGCATATTTCTCGTTCTTCGCAAAATGCACGGCCGCATTTACTCCCCCGGCTCGCCGGCGCGCATGTCCGAGGGGGGAAAGGTTACCGCGCTTTATCTCATTCTTTACGGTGACGCGCGCTTTCTGGTCGAGTTCATCCGCACAGAGTCCGTCGCCGCATGGGGACTAACCCAGGCCCAGATCGTCATGATCGTATTTGTGGCGATCGGCTCGATCATACTGGCCGCAACGGCTCTACGAAACCGTTATGCAAACCTCCCCGAATCCGATAAACCACTGTACGGCACGCGCATAGCCGCATGCGGTATTGTCGTTTATTTCGCTTTCTTTTTCATCGTTATCGCGCTCTTGGTGAGGGGCGGACTCGTTACATGGCCGCTCTTCCCCGTAGAAAGCGTCATCGATGCCTGGAGAAGGATACCCTCATACCTGCCGGTATTCTTCCTCGAGATCGCGGGCCTTCTGTTCATGATGATTCTCGGGATGTCATTTACTTCCGCTTTCCGGCTCGATTACAAAAAACTGGTAAATCCGTGGTTTCTTTTCGGCCTCATCGGAAGCCTTGCCTATACGGTTATTCTCCTGGGAACGACAAATTATTCCCTGCGGGGTGCGACGTTCTGGCCGCCGGTAATCGTCATCAGCCTGCTCAATTCCTTCGCCGAGGAGGTCTTTTTTCGGCTGGCGCTCTACAGGCTGCTGAGGGAATCTAAGCTCGGCGTTATACAGGCCATCGCTGCGCAATCGGCCCTCTATTCCACCATCCACCTCGCGATCGGGGGGCCCGTGTTCTTTGTTCTGAGTTTTATATATGGGATGGTCCTCGGCCTTGTTTTTGAAAAGACCGGGAGCATTATTCCCTGCATAATCTGCCATTTTATAATCGATATTGGCGTGATCGGCATGCCCATGATGATGTACTGA
- a CDS encoding fused MFS/spermidine synthase → MSRKSSPGRGLRASGAITLPLFILFFLSGFTCLVYEVAWVRLFTGVFGNTTYSVTAVLSAFMAGLALGSRLFGKLIDTRRRQLVVYAMLEAGIALFAVLITLTVPLLNPVYGFFYNTLNFSDTLLTAVRFALSFVLVFIPTLLMGGTLPVIARFFIRRMEQVGTGAGILYGLNTLGAAAGCLVTGFYLIRVFGVRESVFIAALINIIIAACVFLAARLIPVEKQDETVKLTSTRNDTATFSAARMRVFLALVAGAGFVSLSCEILWTRLLVFMLKTTVYAFSIMLTTFLLGIGLGSLIFALVERRFGIKNYLKFWGLLQWGVAVSVFLSLLAFGSFARMPIEPYTTGVTWAGNVLLTNLLPSIIVMALPTLLIGIAFPAAVAVFTRQISHIGESFGSLYAVSTVGSILGCVVTGFFLVALAGTQVSMLIMVFISCGIATLALVLSAGAESKPKNPADSAGPARFSVWGAFAPWPAVIAAFLILPGDYLFRYYNMGEAMHDRTSVIDYAHEGIEGITTVHHFASGHRVISTGSINVAGTAYTLRTTQKLQAHIPMLLHPVPRLICQVGFGSGETSRIVTSYDIERLDVVEISSSVIETSDRYFSDINGGVVRHPKFRPVIMDGANYFRLTGERYDVIMNDSIWPYYAGNSGLYTREYFRAAKKRLKPGGIMTSWMPVDMDLSSFTSLLKTFRAEFPYVSFWFATSHDNQHALIAGSDAPFSVNPRTFLDRFERYARRDLVEIGYSSPSAFLDIFKFDQAAIDEMEPRGRLHTENDPYLEFAVSRTTMHDLTNTLSLIRLYRKSATSLLPDGGRIERLHGDIERMGRATGHVLTAMAMNSAGNPGYTHEIKKALAIVPDYPGISTRSDGISMAPAEINPAEGPPSHDSLVSNARDLLREGAYTKMVAVLKNALEMEPSSGEALALLGEAYLKMGRFDEASDYFKKAIASGGKGLAAHYHLGWIYLRKGDLDAAAKEFMRGLRRNPDAAELHYALGMTRKFQYRITDAKRSFNRALELTPFDGEIHFELGLIHEAEGDRFAADRRYRQALRFDPAHDGARQGLARLN, encoded by the coding sequence GTGTCTCGAAAATCTTCCCCAGGGAGGGGGCTCCGGGCCTCCGGCGCCATCACCCTCCCTCTCTTTATACTGTTTTTCCTTTCAGGTTTCACCTGCCTGGTTTACGAGGTCGCGTGGGTGCGGCTGTTCACCGGCGTATTCGGCAACACCACCTATTCGGTGACCGCGGTGCTGTCGGCGTTCATGGCGGGGCTGGCGCTGGGAAGCCGCCTTTTCGGCAAACTGATCGATACGCGAAGACGGCAGTTGGTTGTTTATGCAATGCTCGAGGCCGGTATCGCGCTGTTCGCGGTGCTGATAACGCTAACCGTGCCCCTGCTCAATCCCGTATATGGTTTCTTCTACAACACTCTCAATTTCTCCGATACGCTCCTCACGGCGGTGCGTTTTGCCCTGTCATTTGTGCTGGTTTTCATCCCCACGCTTCTGATGGGGGGCACGCTTCCGGTTATCGCGCGCTTCTTTATCCGGCGGATGGAACAGGTGGGCACAGGGGCGGGCATCCTTTACGGCCTTAACACCCTGGGCGCGGCGGCAGGCTGCCTTGTGACAGGTTTCTATCTTATCAGGGTGTTTGGAGTACGGGAATCGGTTTTTATCGCAGCCCTGATAAATATCATCATCGCCGCCTGTGTTTTTCTTGCCGCCCGTTTGATACCGGTCGAAAAACAGGATGAAACCGTAAAACTCACTTCCACGCGCAATGATACCGCCACCTTTTCGGCCGCCCGTATGCGCGTATTCCTTGCACTCGTGGCGGGGGCCGGTTTCGTATCGCTCTCATGCGAGATTCTCTGGACTCGCCTGCTCGTATTCATGCTCAAGACGACCGTGTACGCCTTCTCGATCATGCTGACTACCTTCCTCCTTGGAATCGGGCTCGGCAGTCTCATTTTCGCGCTCGTTGAACGTCGTTTCGGCATTAAGAACTACCTGAAATTCTGGGGACTATTACAATGGGGAGTCGCCGTTTCAGTATTCCTCTCGCTTCTGGCTTTCGGCTCTTTTGCCCGGATGCCAATCGAACCCTATACCACGGGGGTAACCTGGGCGGGGAATGTACTGCTAACGAATCTCCTGCCGTCGATCATTGTGATGGCCCTCCCCACCCTCCTTATCGGGATCGCCTTCCCGGCGGCTGTCGCGGTTTTTACCAGGCAAATTTCGCATATTGGTGAGTCCTTCGGGTCGCTCTATGCCGTAAGCACCGTCGGGTCCATCCTGGGTTGTGTCGTCACTGGTTTTTTCCTGGTGGCCCTGGCGGGTACACAGGTCTCCATGCTGATCATGGTGTTCATCAGCTGCGGTATCGCGACGCTTGCCCTTGTGCTTTCAGCGGGAGCGGAATCCAAACCAAAGAATCCCGCCGATTCGGCCGGACCGGCGCGTTTCTCCGTGTGGGGAGCATTCGCGCCATGGCCCGCGGTCATCGCCGCGTTTCTCATCCTGCCGGGCGACTATCTTTTCCGATATTACAATATGGGCGAGGCGATGCACGACCGCACCTCGGTGATCGATTACGCGCATGAGGGAATCGAAGGCATCACCACCGTGCATCACTTTGCGAGCGGGCATCGCGTCATCTCGACCGGTTCGATCAATGTCGCCGGCACGGCGTACACGCTGCGCACGACACAGAAGCTTCAGGCACATATCCCGATGCTCCTGCATCCGGTACCGCGGCTGATCTGCCAGGTTGGTTTCGGCAGCGGCGAGACCTCGCGCATCGTCACGTCATACGACATTGAGCGACTCGACGTGGTTGAGATAAGCTCATCCGTAATCGAGACCTCCGACCGTTATTTCAGCGACATCAACGGCGGCGTGGTGCGACACCCTAAATTTCGACCGGTGATCATGGATGGCGCGAATTATTTTCGGCTGACCGGGGAGCGTTACGACGTCATTATGAACGATTCCATCTGGCCGTACTACGCGGGGAACTCGGGCCTCTACACCCGGGAATATTTCCGCGCGGCGAAGAAACGTCTTAAGCCCGGCGGAATAATGACATCGTGGATGCCGGTGGACATGGACCTTTCAAGCTTCACGTCGCTTCTCAAAACCTTCCGCGCGGAATTCCCTTATGTGAGTTTCTGGTTCGCGACCAGCCACGACAACCAGCACGCGCTCATCGCCGGTTCGGACGCGCCCTTCAGTGTAAATCCGCGTACGTTTCTTGACCGGTTCGAGCGTTACGCACGGAGGGACCTTGTGGAGATCGGCTACTCTTCACCGTCGGCATTCCTCGACATCTTCAAGTTCGACCAGGCCGCTATCGACGAAATGGAACCGCGCGGCAGGCTCCACACGGAGAACGATCCATACCTGGAATTCGCCGTTTCGCGCACCACCATGCACGATCTGACCAACACCCTCTCGCTGATCAGGCTGTACAGAAAATCGGCAACGTCTCTCCTTCCTGACGGCGGTCGTATTGAACGGCTTCATGGCGATATCGAGAGGATGGGCAGGGCCACCGGCCACGTTCTTACCGCCATGGCGATGAACAGCGCGGGGAACCCGGGCTACACGCACGAAATTAAAAAGGCCCTTGCGATCGTACCGGATTATCCCGGCATTTCCACCCGAAGCGACGGCATCTCGATGGCGCCCGCGGAAATAAACCCGGCGGAGGGACCGCCGTCGCACGACTCACTTGTCTCCAATGCGCGGGATCTCCTGCGCGAAGGCGCGTACACGAAAATGGTCGCCGTATTAAAGAACGCGCTGGAGATGGAACCGAGTTCCGGCGAGGCCCTGGCCCTGCTTGGCGAGGCATATCTTAAGATGGGAAGGTTTGACGAGGCCTCCGATTATTTTAAAAAGGCGATCGCATCGGGCGGCAAGGGCCTGGCGGCTCATTACCATCTCGGCTGGATATATCTCAGAAAGGGCGACCTTGACGCGGCGGCAAAAGAGTTCATGAGAGGATTGCGGAGAAATCCGGATGCCGCGGAGTTGCACTACGCGCTTGGGATGACTCGCAAGTTTCAGTACCGTATCACCGATGCAAAGCGAAGTTTCAACAGGGCCCTGGAACTCACACCTTTCGACGGCGAGATCCATTTCGAACTGGGACTGATCCATGAGGCCGAGGGAGACCGATTCGCCGCCGACCGTCGCTACCGGCAGGCGCTTCGGTTTGATCCGGCACACGATGGTGCACGACAGGGACTGGCACGCCTCAACTGA